A window of Exiguobacterium sp. FSL W8-0210 contains these coding sequences:
- a CDS encoding alpha/beta hydrolase, translating into MRKWGIGIVLLVTCLLLFIVYDGYRMQETLIGQSDASPILKTTRTDGQVTKDETWFKQTSETQQWSKDGLVRFGRYLPVDGSKQTVLLVPDEMMFSQTGVYALTRYYHEADFNVLLIERRGQDRSGGVRNYGWLDRLDVLEWTKRLLAENGDDTRIVYHGLGVGAATVLLASGETVPTQVRAIVAEGAYARLDDWFSLLADEQIRYPALPSLTVASMWNKGEQDFFFGDSR; encoded by the coding sequence ATGCGCAAATGGGGAATCGGCATCGTGTTGCTCGTCACGTGTCTGCTACTGTTCATCGTCTATGATGGATACCGGATGCAAGAAACATTGATCGGTCAGTCGGACGCTTCTCCGATTCTGAAGACGACGAGAACGGACGGACAGGTGACGAAAGACGAGACATGGTTCAAACAAACGAGCGAGACACAGCAATGGTCGAAGGACGGGCTCGTCCGCTTCGGTCGTTATCTACCGGTTGACGGTAGCAAACAGACAGTCCTCCTCGTCCCGGATGAGATGATGTTTTCACAGACCGGTGTTTATGCGCTTACCCGCTATTACCATGAGGCTGATTTCAATGTCCTACTCATCGAACGGCGTGGGCAGGATCGAAGCGGTGGCGTCCGGAACTACGGTTGGCTCGATCGACTGGATGTCTTGGAATGGACGAAACGCCTGCTTGCTGAAAACGGAGACGATACACGGATCGTCTATCACGGACTCGGTGTCGGCGCAGCGACCGTCTTACTCGCTTCTGGCGAGACCGTACCGACACAAGTCCGGGCGATCGTTGCTGAAGGAGCTTACGCCCGACTCGACGACTGGTTCAGTCTACTCGCGGACGAACAGATCCGTTACCCGGCACTGCCGTCTCTGACGGTCGCAAGCATGTGGAACAAAGGGGAACAGGACTTCTTCTTCGGCGACTCTCGGTGA
- a CDS encoding alpha/beta hydrolase: MTRQATKIRVPTLFIHGLKDDLVPVRMMYELYQAKTGLKQLYPVRDAGHGETYTIDPDNYEKRLRLFLQPYLRDM, encoded by the coding sequence GTGACGCGCCAAGCGACGAAAATCCGGGTTCCAACGCTGTTCATCCATGGACTGAAGGACGACCTCGTCCCGGTTCGGATGATGTACGAGCTGTATCAAGCAAAAACCGGATTAAAACAATTGTATCCGGTTCGTGATGCCGGACATGGTGAGACATATACGATTGATCCGGACAACTATGAAAAACGATTGCGTTTGTTCCTGCAACCTTACTTGCGGGATATGTAA
- a CDS encoding protein phosphatase 2C domain-containing protein — MQTRQSSYYWVGSDESFVDTKQIDQIGRITLGRFGGCSRSGQYKNEDGAAILIGDDWEMTVVLDAHKTADSAALVLQQLAQHESRIRTDLDAPLTDAFRRIETTVLDLFQDPDFLAACATLQGETACLIAVRKGRFIWWFSVGDVVLYLFHPELMKMGQAALNQRQFYEWIGHANTFALPVPSYARGIRELRQGENQLFVTTDGLLECPGTPYADAMQIEETLRSGGVKELLSTIEVQGVRDSTTVVTWTVTINERVTQPSDT; from the coding sequence ATGCAGACGAGACAATCATCCTACTACTGGGTCGGATCCGACGAATCATTCGTCGACACGAAGCAGATTGACCAGATTGGTCGGATAACGCTTGGGCGATTCGGAGGCTGCTCAAGAAGCGGACAATATAAAAACGAAGACGGGGCTGCCATCTTGATCGGCGACGATTGGGAGATGACCGTCGTCTTAGACGCTCATAAGACAGCGGATAGTGCGGCACTTGTCTTACAGCAGTTAGCGCAACACGAGTCGCGCATTCGGACTGATCTTGATGCCCCACTTACGGACGCATTCCGACGAATCGAAACGACCGTGCTGGATCTATTTCAAGATCCGGACTTTTTAGCGGCGTGTGCGACATTGCAAGGGGAGACGGCGTGTCTGATTGCGGTCCGGAAAGGGCGTTTCATCTGGTGGTTCTCGGTCGGTGACGTCGTCTTGTATCTGTTTCACCCGGAGCTGATGAAGATGGGACAAGCCGCCTTGAACCAGCGTCAATTCTATGAATGGATTGGACACGCGAACACGTTTGCGTTACCGGTCCCGAGTTACGCGCGTGGGATCCGCGAATTGCGCCAAGGCGAGAATCAGTTGTTCGTGACGACGGATGGTTTGCTTGAGTGCCCGGGAACCCCATATGCTGACGCGATGCAGATCGAGGAAACTTTACGATCAGGTGGTGTCAAAGAACTTCTCTCGACGATCGAGGTACAGGGCGTTCGTGACAGCACGACGGTCGTCACGTGGACGGTCACGATTAACGAACGCGTAACCCAACCAAGTGATACATGA